From one Streptomyces spiramyceticus genomic stretch:
- a CDS encoding type I polyketide synthase → MISQPARSLRQDLVVVVSPFEEPNPGMVAAAQRAGALGLLDLGRDPDRARTALAALRGRGPYGVRVPAGCPLTPDELPDAVDTVLLAEEWWRTGTGEWAADGRRRLWAEVVSPAEAVAAVAAGATGLVARGHEAGGRVGELTTFVLLQRLLADRQLDVPVFAAGGIGPHTAAAAVAGGAAGVVLDAQLALTTEGAAELPAAVAAAIRAMDGSETTVVAGHRVYTRPDLALPEGDIARLLGAHGLSTQPLPIGQDGATAARLAARHRTTGSVVQAVRAAITGHIEAAARVRPLLPRPGEEHLPVVQGPMTRVSDRPAFAAAVADAGGLPFLALAVMNGREVRRLLTETAERLAGRPWGVGLLGFAPDELRREQLAAVAEARPPYAIIAGGRPAQAAPLEAAGTRTYLHVPSPGLLDQFLAEGARRFVFEGLECGGHIGPRAAFPLWEEQIERLLSCPYAAELDVLFAGGIHDERSAAMAAAAAGPLAERGARTGVLMGTAYLFTEEAVAAGAVLPGFQSTALDCDTTTLLRTAPGHATRCATTPYTDAFTTTAERLRQDGASPNEVWEELERLNLGRLRIASKGLRHTAAGPVPVDEEEQRGEGLYMLGQIATARTATTTVAALHAQVTEGATDLLAERAEQLREPEPGADREAPLDIAVVGMACRYPGADDLAGYWANIVAGTDSVTEVPADRWDAAAYHDPDPARAGERTPSRWGGFLTPAPFDALAHGIAPASLGSIEPVQLLALDIAARALADAGYAGERHFDRSRTSVVFGAEAGTDLAGAYGFRALHPGYLGELPPELDAQLPRLTEDSFPGVLANVIAGRVANRLDLGGANCTIDAACASSLAALDLACKQLRDGDSDMALCGGADVHNGINDYLMFASVRALSPTGKCRPFDAAADGIALGEGVACVVLKRLADAERDGDRIYAVVKAVGASSDGRSLGLTAPRPEGQRRALERAYRRAGITPGEIGLVEAHGTGTVVGDSTELAVLTEAFGGGAGAGGAGAGGRVGVGVGGGVASCSLGSVKSQLGHTKCAAGLAGLIKAVRAVHSGVRPPTLHLNSPNPDWQPDSSPFFFDTEARPWSAPAGRRLAAVSAFGFGGTNYHAVLASYGDAGEPAHGLDSWPAELFCFRGADRAAARRSMDRLAARLEQNDAAGRPWPLRDLAAEASASASAGDGEVRVAIVATGLDDLAAKLGPARDFVAADGVHVRDETTAPGQVAFLFPGQGSQRPGMLSDLFVAFPRLRTLLDGADPRRVAAMFPPAAFTAEERAAQRAALTDTRTAQPALGLVGAAAHLLLTSLGVRPDCTAGHSYGELVALWAAGAYDTATLLRLSDRRADAILAAAGDDPGAMAAVSAAPHELPGLPAGCVVANHNAPVQTVISGPTPSVDAAIAALRDAGITAERIPVACAFHSEVVAGASEALADELAGEVVAGPVIPVWSNTTAGRYPGDPVAVRDMLARQLAEPVRFAEQIEAMYASGVRTFVEAGPGRVLTGLVGRTLGDRPHTAVPLDVPGEHGLTRLVTALAELAAAGVPFDPEPLFKGRTAPLPAEAPRRAGWLVDGHLVRTADGEPVAGGLLPPRRVAAAVPVAAVDRREDAVLEYLRGARELVAAQRDVLLGYLGADATPPSAMPVRQQYTPEVPVPHATAEEPEAPQALTPDQLMDAILEIVHTRTGYPREMLDPALDLEADLSVDSIKRVEIIGALADRIGLPRGADGPAESAVEELARLKTISGMVDWLTSRATRPAPAVNHPADLPTAMAAGPVADSATGLAAGFGSGLPVGSGTGPASDRASDPAAAMGVGLAMGSGTRPASDLTSGPASGSVLGPASGRDAGFGTGPAVGSDTGSASGPASGLDAAFGTASGLGSGTSAGAGSAAVPALGPASGLAAGFGTGAVSEPVSEPARIRASGTGTGTGTDPATEPGTERPLSGVTMGHLDTDPGVPQGEFARGGVVRCASRAARLLVEVAPVGPPVSREPADVLPGRRFAVVDDGLGVGVALAAALESYGAEVRTVRRERLADAAGSDGVVDLGALRAAEAPVLPEAFGALREMLIAGTRRLLLVTGCGGAFGRNASSPHSADPVPGAGLCGFARTAAIEYPGVEVRAVDVDPKDRPERIAAHLIAELCSPEEPVAVGYTNGTRNSLRTVTAPLPDTEAVRLRLGRNAVVLLTGGARGITARTAVALAHATGCHIELIGRTPPPDDAEDPAVAHAHDRVTLRAALVRQGLRTPAEVEAAASRVLAAREIRSTLAALGGVAASVRYHAADVTDADAVRAVIQDVRARHGRLDGIVHGAGTIQDRLLCDKDPASFARVFATKVDGARHLADAAADHGDAPAPGFLVFFGSVAGVFGNRGQADYAAANDALDTLAAAPAWSRRFPGRVLAIDWGPWAAEAGGMVTPELERMYASRGIPLLDPAAGTAAFLAELAHGTVGQVVLMAEHPGEAHHG, encoded by the coding sequence GTGATCTCTCAGCCCGCCCGGTCCTTGCGTCAGGACCTCGTCGTCGTGGTCAGCCCGTTCGAGGAACCCAATCCCGGGATGGTCGCCGCCGCGCAGCGAGCCGGTGCCCTCGGCCTGCTCGACCTCGGCAGGGACCCCGACCGGGCGCGCACCGCACTGGCCGCACTTCGCGGACGCGGGCCGTACGGAGTCCGGGTACCGGCCGGATGCCCCCTCACCCCGGACGAACTGCCCGACGCTGTGGACACCGTTCTGCTCGCCGAGGAGTGGTGGCGGACCGGGACAGGCGAGTGGGCCGCCGACGGCAGGCGCCGGCTGTGGGCCGAGGTCGTCAGCCCCGCCGAGGCGGTGGCTGCCGTCGCCGCCGGAGCGACCGGGCTCGTGGCCAGGGGGCACGAGGCGGGCGGCCGGGTCGGTGAACTGACCACCTTCGTACTGCTGCAACGCCTCCTCGCCGACCGGCAGCTGGACGTCCCGGTCTTCGCAGCGGGAGGCATCGGACCCCACACGGCCGCCGCCGCCGTCGCGGGCGGCGCCGCCGGTGTCGTACTCGACGCACAGCTCGCACTCACCACCGAGGGAGCCGCCGAACTGCCGGCCGCGGTCGCGGCCGCGATCCGTGCCATGGACGGCAGCGAAACCACGGTCGTCGCGGGCCACCGCGTCTACACCCGCCCCGATCTGGCGTTGCCGGAAGGCGACATCGCGCGGCTGCTGGGCGCACACGGCCTGAGCACGCAGCCCCTGCCCATCGGCCAGGACGGTGCGACGGCCGCCCGGCTCGCGGCGCGTCACCGCACCACCGGCTCCGTCGTTCAGGCCGTACGCGCGGCCATCACCGGGCACATCGAGGCCGCCGCACGGGTCCGCCCCCTACTGCCGCGCCCGGGCGAGGAGCATCTGCCGGTCGTCCAGGGACCCATGACCCGGGTCAGCGACCGGCCCGCCTTCGCCGCCGCCGTCGCCGACGCGGGCGGGCTGCCCTTCCTAGCCCTGGCCGTGATGAACGGCCGTGAGGTACGCAGACTGCTCACCGAAACCGCCGAGCGCCTGGCCGGCCGCCCCTGGGGAGTCGGCCTGCTCGGCTTCGCCCCGGACGAGCTGCGCCGCGAGCAGCTCGCCGCCGTCGCCGAAGCACGCCCGCCGTACGCGATCATCGCCGGCGGCCGCCCCGCCCAGGCGGCCCCGCTCGAAGCCGCCGGGACCAGAACGTATCTGCACGTACCCTCGCCGGGACTGCTGGACCAGTTCCTCGCCGAGGGAGCGCGGCGCTTCGTCTTCGAAGGGCTCGAATGCGGCGGCCACATCGGCCCGCGCGCGGCCTTCCCGCTCTGGGAGGAGCAGATCGAGCGACTGCTCTCCTGCCCGTACGCCGCCGAACTCGACGTGCTCTTCGCAGGCGGCATCCACGACGAGCGTTCCGCGGCGATGGCCGCTGCCGCCGCCGGGCCGCTGGCCGAGCGCGGCGCCCGGACCGGCGTACTCATGGGCACCGCCTACCTGTTCACCGAGGAGGCGGTAGCCGCCGGAGCCGTACTCCCCGGCTTCCAGAGCACCGCTCTGGACTGCGACACCACCACGCTGCTGCGCACCGCTCCCGGCCACGCGACCCGCTGCGCCACCACTCCGTACACCGATGCCTTCACCACCACGGCCGAGCGCCTGAGGCAGGACGGCGCGAGCCCGAACGAAGTGTGGGAGGAGCTGGAGAGGCTCAACCTCGGGCGGCTGCGTATCGCGAGCAAGGGCCTGCGCCACACAGCTGCGGGGCCCGTGCCGGTCGACGAGGAGGAGCAGCGCGGCGAGGGCCTCTACATGCTCGGCCAGATCGCCACCGCACGCACTGCCACCACCACGGTCGCCGCCCTGCACGCCCAGGTGACCGAGGGTGCGACGGACCTGCTCGCCGAACGCGCGGAGCAGCTTCGCGAGCCCGAGCCCGGCGCGGACCGGGAAGCCCCGCTCGACATCGCCGTCGTCGGCATGGCCTGCCGCTACCCGGGCGCGGACGACCTCGCCGGGTACTGGGCGAACATCGTCGCCGGGACCGACTCCGTCACCGAAGTGCCCGCCGACCGCTGGGACGCCGCCGCCTACCACGACCCCGACCCGGCGCGGGCGGGCGAACGTACCCCCTCCCGGTGGGGCGGCTTCCTGACGCCCGCCCCGTTCGACGCACTCGCGCACGGCATCGCCCCCGCCTCGCTCGGCAGCATCGAGCCGGTGCAGCTGCTCGCCCTCGACATCGCCGCGCGCGCCCTGGCCGATGCCGGTTACGCGGGGGAGCGGCACTTCGACCGCTCCCGCACCTCCGTCGTCTTCGGCGCCGAAGCGGGCACCGACCTCGCCGGAGCGTACGGCTTCCGGGCCCTCCACCCCGGCTACCTCGGCGAGCTGCCGCCCGAACTCGATGCCCAGTTGCCCCGGCTGACCGAGGACTCCTTCCCCGGCGTCCTCGCGAACGTCATCGCCGGGCGCGTCGCCAACCGCCTCGACCTCGGCGGCGCCAACTGCACGATCGACGCCGCCTGCGCATCCTCGCTCGCCGCCCTCGACCTGGCCTGCAAGCAACTGCGCGACGGGGACAGCGACATGGCGCTGTGTGGCGGAGCCGATGTGCACAACGGCATCAACGACTACCTGATGTTCGCCTCCGTACGCGCCCTCTCGCCCACGGGCAAGTGCCGCCCCTTCGACGCCGCCGCCGACGGCATCGCACTCGGCGAGGGCGTCGCCTGCGTCGTACTCAAGCGCCTGGCCGACGCCGAACGCGACGGCGACCGCATCTACGCCGTCGTCAAGGCCGTGGGCGCCTCCAGCGACGGACGCTCCCTCGGGCTGACGGCCCCACGGCCCGAAGGACAGCGACGCGCCCTGGAACGTGCTTACCGGCGGGCGGGGATCACGCCCGGCGAGATCGGACTGGTGGAGGCGCACGGCACGGGCACCGTCGTCGGTGACAGCACCGAACTGGCCGTCCTTACTGAGGCGTTCGGGGGCGGGGCCGGGGCCGGGGGCGCGGGCGCGGGCGGGCGCGTAGGCGTGGGCGTAGGTGGGGGCGTCGCTTCCTGCTCGCTCGGATCGGTCAAGTCGCAGCTCGGTCACACGAAATGCGCGGCGGGCCTGGCCGGGCTGATCAAGGCGGTACGTGCCGTGCACAGCGGCGTACGACCGCCCACCCTGCACCTGAACAGCCCCAACCCCGACTGGCAGCCGGACTCCAGCCCCTTCTTCTTCGACACCGAGGCCAGGCCGTGGTCCGCGCCCGCGGGCCGGCGGCTCGCCGCGGTCAGCGCGTTCGGCTTCGGCGGCACCAACTACCATGCGGTGCTGGCGAGTTACGGTGATGCGGGCGAGCCGGCGCACGGGCTGGACAGCTGGCCCGCCGAACTGTTCTGCTTCCGGGGCGCCGACCGCGCGGCCGCGCGCCGTTCCATGGACCGACTCGCCGCCAGGCTGGAACAGAACGACGCGGCAGGGCGTCCGTGGCCGCTGCGCGACCTTGCCGCCGAAGCCTCCGCATCTGCCTCCGCCGGTGACGGCGAGGTCCGGGTCGCGATCGTCGCCACCGGTCTCGACGACCTGGCCGCGAAGCTGGGTCCGGCCCGGGACTTCGTCGCCGCCGACGGGGTCCATGTACGGGACGAGACCACGGCCCCTGGGCAGGTCGCCTTCCTCTTCCCCGGGCAGGGCAGCCAGCGGCCGGGCATGCTGAGCGACCTCTTCGTCGCTTTTCCGCGCCTGCGGACACTGCTCGACGGCGCGGATCCGCGCCGCGTCGCCGCGATGTTCCCGCCCGCGGCCTTCACCGCCGAAGAACGAGCGGCCCAGCGCGCAGCCCTCACCGACACGCGGACCGCCCAGCCCGCCCTGGGCCTCGTCGGCGCCGCCGCGCACCTGCTCCTCACCTCGCTCGGCGTGCGCCCCGACTGCACGGCCGGCCACTCCTACGGAGAGCTGGTCGCCCTGTGGGCAGCGGGTGCTTATGACACCGCGACCCTCCTGCGGCTCAGCGACCGCCGGGCCGATGCGATTCTCGCCGCCGCCGGTGACGACCCCGGGGCGATGGCCGCCGTTTCTGCAGCCCCGCACGAGCTGCCCGGACTGCCGGCCGGATGCGTCGTCGCCAACCACAACGCACCCGTGCAGACCGTCATTTCCGGCCCGACCCCATCGGTCGACGCCGCGATCGCCGCACTGCGCGACGCGGGCATCACCGCCGAACGCATCCCGGTGGCCTGCGCCTTCCACAGCGAGGTCGTCGCCGGAGCGTCTGAGGCCCTGGCCGACGAGCTGGCCGGTGAGGTCGTGGCGGGGCCGGTAATCCCGGTGTGGTCCAACACCACAGCGGGCCGCTACCCCGGCGACCCGGTGGCGGTACGGGACATGCTGGCCCGCCAGCTTGCCGAACCCGTGCGCTTCGCCGAGCAGATCGAAGCGATGTACGCCTCCGGAGTGCGGACGTTCGTCGAAGCCGGACCCGGCCGGGTGCTCACGGGTCTCGTGGGGCGGACCCTGGGCGACCGGCCGCACACCGCCGTCCCGCTGGACGTCCCGGGGGAACACGGCCTGACCCGCCTGGTCACCGCACTCGCCGAACTCGCGGCGGCTGGCGTCCCGTTCGACCCGGAACCCCTGTTCAAGGGCCGCACCGCGCCACTGCCCGCCGAAGCACCCCGACGTGCCGGATGGCTGGTGGACGGCCACCTCGTACGGACGGCGGACGGCGAACCGGTGGCGGGCGGACTGCTCCCGCCCCGGCGAGTGGCGGCGGCGGTTCCGGTGGCAGCCGTGGACCGGCGGGAGGACGCCGTACTGGAGTATCTGCGCGGGGCACGGGAACTGGTGGCCGCGCAACGCGACGTACTGCTGGGCTACTTGGGGGCAGATGCGACTCCGCCCTCCGCAATGCCTGTCCGGCAGCAGTACACCCCCGAAGTGCCCGTTCCGCACGCGACAGCCGAGGAACCAGAGGCTCCCCAAGCCCTGACACCCGATCAGCTGATGGACGCGATCCTGGAGATCGTCCACACCCGAACCGGCTACCCGAGGGAGATGCTGGACCCCGCACTCGACCTGGAAGCCGACCTCTCGGTGGACTCCATCAAGCGGGTGGAGATCATCGGTGCGCTCGCCGACCGGATCGGGTTGCCGCGCGGGGCGGACGGCCCGGCGGAATCGGCCGTCGAGGAACTCGCCCGGCTGAAGACCATCAGCGGCATGGTCGACTGGCTGACCTCCCGAGCCACGCGCCCGGCCCCGGCCGTGAATCACCCCGCCGACTTGCCTACGGCTATGGCCGCGGGCCCCGTTGCGGACTCCGCCACGGGCTTGGCTGCGGGCTTCGGTTCGGGTCTGCCAGTGGGCTCTGGCACGGGTCCGGCCTCGGACCGAGCCTCGGATCCGGCTGCGGCCATGGGAGTGGGCCTGGCCATGGGATCTGGCACGCGCCCAGCGTCGGACCTGACTTCGGGCCCCGCTTCGGGCTCGGTCTTGGGCCCTGCCTCGGGCCGGGATGCGGGCTTTGGTACGGGGCCAGCCGTGGGCTCTGACACAGGCTCAGCTTCGGGTCCGGCCTCGGGCTTGGACGCGGCCTTCGGTACGGCTTCTGGCCTGGGTTCCGGCACGAGCGCTGGGGCGGGTTCCGCTGCGGTCCCGGCCCTGGGCCCCGCCTCGGGCCTGGCTGCGGGCTTCGGTACGGGTGCCGTCTCCGAGCCGGTCTCGGAGCCGGCCCGGATCCGAGCCTCCGGCACCGGCACCGGCACCGGCACCGACCCCGCCACCGAACCGGGCACCGAGCGGCCCCTTTCAGGCGTCACCATGGGGCACCTGGATACCGACCCGGGCGTGCCACAGGGCGAGTTCGCTCGCGGGGGCGTCGTGCGGTGCGCCTCCCGGGCCGCCCGGCTGCTCGTCGAAGTCGCCCCCGTGGGGCCGCCCGTGAGCCGTGAACCCGCCGACGTACTGCCCGGCCGGCGGTTTGCCGTGGTCGACGACGGGCTTGGTGTCGGCGTTGCCCTCGCCGCCGCGCTGGAGTCCTACGGGGCCGAGGTGCGTACCGTGCGCCGGGAACGTCTGGCGGACGCCGCCGGATCCGACGGCGTGGTGGATCTCGGTGCGTTGCGTGCGGCCGAGGCGCCCGTGCTGCCGGAGGCGTTCGGGGCATTGCGCGAGATGCTGATCGCGGGCACGCGCCGGCTGCTGCTCGTCACCGGCTGCGGCGGGGCGTTCGGGCGTAACGCTTCCTCACCGCACTCCGCCGACCCGGTTCCCGGTGCGGGGCTGTGCGGATTTGCCCGTACGGCGGCGATCGAATACCCCGGCGTGGAAGTCCGCGCCGTGGATGTCGACCCCAAGGACCGTCCCGAACGGATCGCCGCCCACCTGATCGCCGAACTGTGTTCCCCCGAGGAGCCGGTGGCCGTCGGCTACACCAACGGAACCCGCAACAGCCTGCGCACCGTCACCGCTCCCCTCCCCGACACCGAAGCGGTGCGGCTCCGGCTCGGTCGCAACGCGGTGGTGCTGCTCACCGGCGGAGCGCGCGGCATCACCGCCCGTACGGCCGTTGCCCTCGCCCACGCCACCGGATGCCACATCGAGCTCATCGGGCGTACGCCACCCCCCGACGACGCCGAGGATCCGGCGGTCGCCCACGCCCACGACCGGGTCACCCTGCGCGCGGCCCTGGTCCGGCAAGGCCTGCGCACCCCCGCCGAGGTCGAAGCGGCCGCGTCCCGCGTCCTCGCCGCTCGCGAGATACGCAGCACCCTCGCCGCGCTCGGCGGTGTCGCGGCCTCCGTCCGCTACCACGCGGCGGACGTCACCGACGCCGACGCCGTACGGGCCGTCATCCAGGACGTACGCGCACGCCACGGCCGCCTCGACGGGATCGTGCACGGTGCCGGAACCATCCAGGACAGGCTGCTGTGCGACAAGGACCCGGCATCCTTCGCACGCGTCTTCGCCACCAAGGTGGACGGTGCCCGTCACCTCGCCGACGCGGCCGCCGACCACGGCGACGCGCCCGCCCCCGGCTTCCTCGTCTTCTTCGGCAGCGTCGCCGGGGTCTTCGGCAACCGCGGCCAGGCCGACTACGCGGCGGCGAACGACGCCCTGGACACCCTGGCCGCCGCCCCGGCCTGGTCACGCCGCTTCCCGGGCCGTGTCCTCGCCATCGACTGGGGGCCGTGGGCCGCCGAGGCCGGCGGCATGGTGACGCCGGAACTGGAGCGGATGTACGCGAGCCGCGGCATCCCGCTCCTCGATCCGGCCGCGGGCACCGCCGCGTTCCTCGCCGAGCTTGCGCACGGCACCGTGGGCCAGGTCGTCCTCATGGCGGAGCACCCGGGGGAGGCCCACCATGGCTGA
- a CDS encoding LysR family transcriptional regulator: MTPTLQQLRYLVAVADCRSITAAACSVYIAQPALSRSIQSLERDLGVELLDRRGRGATLTPEGTRAVRLARTVLDAVEAIEDIGPAHGGSSPATLIVAVTPTLSLDLAADLVPSFTERHPGVDVRLLQHDSREALVRALTDGAAELGLVDLPVDKDLSTHHLQDREVVLISPPGSGLPDPMPFRMLGGLRMVLPTPGTGRRTELEAMFGRVGVRPVAVVEADERLAWVTSVADGRGSLIWYRDMVLRAFGHRVEVRSFTPPLLRAVGIVHPRGPLSRAARAFLSHARHNAPVREPAR, from the coding sequence ATGACCCCCACACTGCAGCAGCTGCGCTACCTCGTAGCCGTCGCGGACTGCCGTTCCATCACGGCCGCGGCGTGTTCCGTCTACATCGCCCAGCCCGCCCTCTCCCGCTCCATCCAGTCCCTGGAACGTGATCTGGGCGTGGAGCTCCTGGACCGCAGGGGCCGGGGCGCGACTCTCACGCCCGAAGGCACGCGTGCCGTACGCCTGGCCCGGACCGTCCTGGACGCCGTGGAGGCGATCGAGGACATCGGTCCGGCGCACGGCGGCAGTTCGCCCGCCACGCTGATCGTGGCCGTGACCCCGACGCTCTCCCTCGACCTCGCCGCCGACCTCGTGCCCTCCTTCACCGAACGCCATCCCGGCGTCGACGTGCGTCTGCTCCAGCACGACAGCCGTGAGGCACTCGTACGGGCCCTGACCGACGGCGCGGCGGAACTGGGCCTGGTCGATCTGCCCGTCGACAAGGATCTGTCGACACATCACCTCCAGGACCGCGAGGTCGTACTGATCTCCCCGCCCGGCTCCGGACTGCCCGACCCGATGCCGTTCCGGATGCTGGGCGGCCTGCGGATGGTGCTGCCGACCCCCGGCACCGGCCGGCGCACGGAGCTGGAGGCGATGTTCGGCCGCGTCGGGGTGCGTCCGGTGGCGGTGGTGGAGGCGGACGAGCGGCTGGCCTGGGTGACCAGCGTGGCGGACGGGCGCGGCTCGCTGATCTGGTACCGGGACATGGTGTTACGGGCCTTCGGCCACCGCGTGGAGGTCCGCTCCTTCACCCCGCCGCTGCTGCGCGCCGTCGGCATCGTCCACCCGCGCGGTCCGCTCAGCCGCGCCGCCCGCGCCTTCCTCTCCCACGCCAGGCACAACGCACCCGTACGGGAACCGGCGAGGTGA
- a CDS encoding putative Ig domain-containing protein, translating to MPRYLIRTAMGAALITTAALFAAPPTPAAAAPSAAPERACTLPPGLAELSGLAMSARHPGVFYAVNDSGNTTQVFAVDCGGPTGVLKATYSLSGATNTDWEGLAVGKDAQGRPVIQVGDIGDNFSGRAELTVYSFPEPDQLTNATVTPTALRFAYSDGRHDAESLLADPTTGQLYVASKLIGAAGQLYKAPLPPQSGQVNTLTPVRPGPVFATDGAFSPTGKSYALRSGGPLGANTAYIYDAAGTKLAEVALPSQPQGETLTYANCSTLLVGSENDTQLWRVPLPPEAAPGCGGTTPPPDGDLKVSNPGTQNCKFNQSCTIQITATGGKPPVSYSASGLPFGLSIDTATGRITGKPWQTGTLQITARATDSTTASATTTFPLSINWF from the coding sequence ATGCCCCGATACCTGATTCGTACCGCCATGGGCGCGGCGCTCATCACCACCGCCGCCCTCTTCGCGGCCCCGCCGACCCCGGCCGCAGCGGCGCCGTCCGCCGCGCCGGAGCGCGCGTGCACCCTGCCCCCGGGCCTCGCCGAGCTCAGCGGCCTGGCCATGAGCGCCAGACACCCGGGCGTCTTCTACGCCGTCAACGACAGCGGCAACACCACTCAGGTGTTCGCCGTCGACTGCGGTGGCCCCACCGGCGTCCTGAAGGCGACGTACAGCCTCAGCGGCGCGACCAACACCGACTGGGAGGGGCTGGCCGTCGGCAAGGACGCGCAGGGCCGCCCCGTGATCCAGGTCGGCGACATCGGCGACAATTTCAGCGGCCGCGCCGAGCTCACCGTCTACAGCTTCCCCGAGCCCGACCAGCTCACGAACGCCACGGTGACACCCACCGCCCTGCGCTTCGCCTACTCGGACGGCAGACACGACGCCGAGTCGCTCCTCGCCGATCCGACGACGGGTCAGCTGTACGTCGCCAGCAAGCTGATCGGGGCCGCCGGACAGCTCTACAAGGCCCCGCTGCCACCCCAGTCCGGCCAGGTGAACACGCTCACCCCGGTCCGTCCGGGCCCGGTCTTCGCCACGGACGGCGCCTTCTCCCCCACCGGCAAGTCGTACGCACTGCGAAGCGGCGGCCCGCTGGGTGCCAACACTGCGTACATCTACGACGCCGCCGGCACGAAGCTCGCCGAGGTCGCGCTGCCGTCGCAGCCGCAGGGCGAGACCCTCACGTACGCCAATTGCTCGACCCTGCTTGTGGGGTCGGAGAACGACACGCAGCTGTGGCGCGTCCCGCTGCCGCCGGAGGCCGCACCGGGCTGCGGCGGCACCACTCCGCCGCCGGACGGGGACCTGAAGGTGTCCAACCCGGGCACCCAGAACTGCAAGTTCAACCAGAGCTGCACGATCCAGATCACCGCCACCGGCGGCAAACCACCGGTCAGCTACAGCGCGTCCGGGCTGCCCTTCGGCCTGAGCATCGACACCGCCACCGGCCGGATCACCGGCAAGCCGTGGCAGACCGGCACCCTCCAGATAACCGCCAGGGCAACCGACTCCACCACAGCCTCGGCCACCACCACGTTCCCCCTCAGCATCAACTGGTTCTAG
- a CDS encoding ArsR/SmtB family transcription factor: protein MSTVTSARELAHPARDEIRLEGVLHALSDPMRMRIVREMASADEAELSCSYFVLPVTKSTTTHHFRVLRESGVIQQVYRGTAKLNGLRRDDLDALFPGLLDAVLAAAAGEADRLGGARTS, encoded by the coding sequence GTGAGCACCGTCACCAGCGCGCGTGAACTCGCGCACCCCGCGCGCGACGAGATCCGCCTCGAAGGGGTGCTGCACGCGCTCTCCGACCCGATGCGAATGCGCATCGTCCGCGAGATGGCCTCGGCCGACGAGGCCGAGCTCTCCTGCTCGTACTTCGTCCTGCCCGTCACCAAGTCCACGACCACCCACCACTTCCGGGTGCTGCGGGAGAGCGGTGTGATCCAGCAGGTCTACCGGGGCACCGCCAAGCTCAACGGGCTGCGCCGCGACGACCTGGACGCGCTCTTCCCCGGCCTGCTCGACGCCGTTCTCGCGGCGGCGGCCGGGGAGGCGGACCGGCTCGGCGGCGCTAGAACCAGTTGA
- a CDS encoding NADH:flavin oxidoreductase/NADH oxidase has protein sequence MSSLFEPYTLRSLTAPNRVWMAPMCQYSAEAFGPNAGVADDWHFAHYAARAAGGTGLILVEATAVSPEGRISPYDLGIWNDTQVEALRRITRFLKSQGTVAGIQIAHAGRKASTDRPWEGGAPVGRDEANGWQPVGPSPVAFAEGHPVPDELSADRIKEIVGQFADGARRALDAGFEVVEVHGAHGYLIGEFLSPHSNHRTDEYGGSFENRTRFAIEVVDAMRAVWPEELPLFFRISATDWLDENGWTADDTVRFARLLKAHGVDLLDVSTGGNASGVRIPTGPGYQVPFAARVKAETGLPVAAVGMITEPGQAEKILANGEADAVLLGRELLRNPYWARQAAREFGGDIHVPDQYHRAV, from the coding sequence GTGAGCAGCCTGTTCGAGCCCTACACCCTGCGTTCGCTGACCGCCCCGAACCGGGTCTGGATGGCCCCGATGTGCCAGTACTCGGCGGAAGCCTTCGGGCCGAACGCGGGCGTGGCCGACGACTGGCACTTCGCCCACTACGCGGCCCGCGCGGCCGGCGGCACCGGCCTGATCCTCGTCGAGGCGACGGCCGTGAGCCCCGAGGGCCGCATCAGCCCGTACGACCTGGGCATCTGGAACGATACGCAGGTCGAGGCGCTGCGCCGGATCACCCGCTTCCTCAAGAGCCAGGGCACGGTCGCGGGCATTCAGATCGCCCACGCGGGACGCAAGGCGTCGACCGACCGACCCTGGGAGGGCGGGGCGCCGGTCGGGCGGGACGAGGCCAACGGCTGGCAGCCCGTCGGACCGAGCCCCGTCGCCTTCGCCGAGGGCCACCCCGTACCGGACGAGCTGTCGGCCGACCGGATCAAGGAGATCGTCGGGCAGTTCGCCGACGGGGCACGGCGCGCGCTGGACGCCGGCTTCGAGGTCGTCGAGGTGCACGGCGCGCACGGCTACCTGATCGGCGAATTCCTCTCGCCGCACAGCAACCACCGCACCGACGAGTACGGCGGCTCCTTCGAGAACCGGACCCGCTTCGCGATCGAGGTCGTCGACGCGATGCGTGCGGTGTGGCCGGAAGAACTGCCCCTGTTCTTCCGGATCTCGGCCACCGACTGGCTCGACGAGAACGGCTGGACGGCGGACGACACCGTCCGCTTCGCCCGTCTCCTCAAGGCGCACGGGGTCGACCTGCTGGACGTCTCCACCGGCGGCAACGCGTCGGGTGTACGCATCCCGACGGGCCCCGGCTACCAGGTGCCGTTCGCCGCGCGGGTCAAGGCCGAGACGGGCCTGCCCGTCGCCGCCGTCGGCATGATCACAGAGCCCGGGCAGGCCGAGAAGATCCTGGCCAACGGTGAGGCGGACGCGGTCCTGCTGGGCCGTGAGCTGCTGCGCAACCCGTACTGGGCACGGCAGGCGGCGCGGGAGTTCGGCGGGGACATCCACGTCCCCGACCAGTACCACCGCGCTGTCTGA